A region of Cucumis melo cultivar AY chromosome 2, USDA_Cmelo_AY_1.0, whole genome shotgun sequence DNA encodes the following proteins:
- the LOC103502301 gene encoding omega-hydroxypalmitate O-feruloyl transferase, which yields MAGSGKRSFQLDVQQHKPILITPAEETPKGLYFLSNLDQNIAVIVRTIYSFKSESRGNEDAAQVIKDALSKVLVHYYPLAGRLTISSDKKLIVDCTAEGAVFVEAEADCSIEDIGDITKPDPDTLGKLVYDIPGATNILQMPPLVAQVTKFKCGGFVVGLCMNHCMFDGIGAMEFVNSWGETARGLPLTVPPFLDRSILKAREPPVIEFSHGEFAEIEDVSNTFKLYGDEEMHYRSFCFEPEKLNKLKQMALEDGVLKKCTTFEALSGFVWRARTEALRMKPDQQTKLLFAVDGRSKFQPTIPKGYSGNAIVLTNSICSAGELLENPLSYGVGLVQKAVEMITDSYMRSAIDFFETTRSRPSLAATLLITTWSRLGFHTTDFGWGEPVFSGPVALPEKEVILFLSHGKERKSINVLLGLPASAMEIFQQAMKI from the exons ATGGCTGGCAGTGGCAAAAGGAGTTTTCAACTCGATGTTCAGCAGCACAAACCCATTCTCATCACTCCTGCAGAGGAAACACCCAAGGGTCTCTACTTCCTTTCAAACCTTGACCAAAATATTGCAGTCATTGTTCGTACCATCTACTCTTTTAAATCAGAGTCCAGAGGCAATGAAGATGCAGCCCAAGTCATTAAAGATGCTCTTTCCAAAGTGCTTGTCCATTACTATCCTCTTGCTGGCCGCCTCACCATCAGCTCTGATAAGAAACTCATTGTGGATTGTACGGCGGAGGGTGCTGTGTTTGTGGAGGCTGAAGCTGACTGTTCCATTGAAGACATTGGAGATATAACTAAGCCTGATCCTGACACTCTTGGCAAGCTTGTTTATGATATCCCTGGCGCTACCAACATACTTCAGATGCCACCTCTTGTTGCCCAG GTAACAAAGTTCAAATGCGGTGGATTTGTTGTGGGGTTGTGCATGAATCATTGTATGTTTGATGGGATTGGGGCAATGGAATTTGTGAATTCATGGGGTGAAACGGCAAGGGGGCTACCTTTGACTGTTCCGCCGTTTCTAGACAGAAGCATTCTCAAAGCAAGGGAGCCACCGGTGATTGAGTTTTCTCACGGTGAATTTGCTGAGATAGAAGATGTATCCAACACTTTTAAGCTTTATGGAGACGAGGAAATGCATTATCGGTCCTTCTGCTTTGAGCCGGAGAAGCTGAATAAGCTCAAACAGATGGCGTTGGAAGATGGGGTTTTGAAGAAATGTACAACGTTCGAAGCTCTGTCGGGATTTGTATGGAGGGCAAGAACAGAGGCTCTACGAATGAAACCCGATCAACAAACAAAGCTTCTCTTCGCCGTCGATGGGCGATCTAAGTTTCAGCCCACGATTCCGAAAGGGTACTCTGGAAACGCCATCGTTTTAACCAACTCGATATGCAGCGCCGGGGAGCTTCTGGAAAATCCGTTGTCGTATGGGGTGGGGCTGGTTCAGAAGGCGGTGGAGATGATCACGGACAGCTACATGAGGTCGGCCATCGATTTCTTCGAAACAACGAGATCTAGGCCTTCGCTGGCGGCGACACTGTTGATCACAACTTGGTCGAGGCTAGGATTCCACACGACGGACTTCGGGTGGGGGGAACCGGTGTTTTCAGGGCCGGTGGCATTGCCGGAAAAGGAAGTGATTCTATTTCTATCTCATGGGAAAGAAAGGAAGAGTATAAATGTGCTTTTGGGGCTTCCAGCTTCTGCCATGGAAATCTTCCAACAGGCcatgaaaatttga
- the LOC103502303 gene encoding SWI/SNF complex subunit SWI3A isoform X2 codes for METSQREPSYRRAPDEPDLDLYTIPSHSSWFSWDDIHETEKLALKEFFDGSSISRTPRIYKEYRDFIINKYREEPSSMLTFTEIRKSLVGDVNLLHKVFAFLETWGLINFGATSDEDDLAEVEDGESYVIKIEEGVPNGIRVGAMPNSVKPISAPPVVEDNVIVNGRGFKLPPLTSYSDVFSDLLKQKILVCGNCGQLCGSRYHQCAKDGKYGEQRLLEDFELKTTESTEDRSSTGAVWTEAETLLLLESVLKHGDDWELVAQNVQTKTKLDCILKFVELPFGDSLLCSEAQRNEVSGPNNNVTSEKETTDGPPETTEAPPSNQEIAGSEDQCTKDINEDEDGENQGPPKRQCTASLQDTSSSLMKQVALISSMVGPQIMAAAATASVTALCDENSYPKEIFDDQNFFVPNGLCSAASTTSNHEVERILNNEDSVAKERPQSGDIMAEDKDDIPLILRVRAAIATALGAAAAHAKLLADQEEREMEYLLAIMIETQMKKMQRKIKHFEDLELIMETEYPVIEELEDKLLMERVSVLQSAFDLGIPRWKDYPSVRS; via the exons ATGGAAACCTCACAGCGGGAACCGAGCTATAGACGAGCTCCAGATGAACCAGACCTCGATCTATACACAATTCCAAGCCACTCCA GTTGGTTTTCGTGGGACGATATTCACGAAACAGAGAAATTAGCTTTGAAGGAGTTTTTTGATGGAAGCTCAATATCAAGAACTCCGCGTATATATAAAGAATATAGAGATTTTATTATCAATAAGTACAGGGAAGAGCCTTCCAGCATGCTTACATTCACCGAAATTCGGAAATCTCTGGTGGGGGATGTTAACTTGCTTCATAAGGTGTTTGCTTTTTTGGAGACTTGGGGACTGATCAACTTTGGTGCAACTTCAGATGAAGATGATTTGGCGGAGGTGGAAGATGGCGAGAGTTATGTAATAAAGATTGAAGAGGGGGTTCCCAATGGAATTCGTGTGGGAGCAATGCCAAATTCGGTCAAGCCAATTTCAGCACCACCTGTTGTGGAAGACAACGTTATCGTTAATGGGCGCGGGTTTAAATTACCCCCTTTGACTTCTTATTCAGATGTCTTCAGTGACTTGTTGAAACAGAAGATTTTAGTGTGTGGGAACTGTGGCCAACTTTGTGGATCTAGATACCATCAATGCGCCAAG GATGGAAAATATGGGGAGCAGAGGCTCTTGGAAGATTTTGAGTTGAAGACCACCGAGTCCACTGAAGATAGAAGCAGTACAGGAGCTGTGTGGACTGAGGCCGAGACTCTGCTTCTTTTGGAATCTGTTTTGAAGCATGGAGATGATTGGGAACTTGTTGCTCAAAATGTTCAAACCAAAACTAAATTGGATTGTATATTGAAGTTCGTAGAATTACCGTTTGGGGACTCCTTGTTATGTTCTGAAGCTCAAAGGAACGAGGTTAGTGGTCCTAATAACAACGTGACTAGTGAGAAAGAAACTACAGACGGTCCACCAGAAACTACAGAGGCTCCACCTAGCAATCAAGAGATTGCCGGAAGTGAAGACCAGTGTACCAAGGACATAAACGAGGACGAAGATGGAGAGAACCAAGGCCCTCCCAAGCGACAGTGCACTGCTTCTCTTCAAGATACGAGCAGTTCACTAATGAAACAG GTAGCTTTGATATCAAGCATGGTCGGACCACAAATTATGGCGGCAGCTGCTACTGCTTCTGTTACAGCACTTTGTGACGAAAACTCATATCCAAAAGAAATATTTGACGATCAAAATTTTTTTGTTCCTAATGGACTGTGTTCTGCGGCTTCCACCACATCAAATCACGAGGTTGAGAG AATTCTCAACAACGAAGATTCAGTAGCTAAGGAAAGGCCTCAATCAG GTGATATAATGGCCGAAGACAAAGATGACATACCTCTAATCTTACGAGTTAGAGCTGCAATTGCAACAGCACTTGGCGCTGCTGCAGCACATGCAAAATTACTTGCTGAtcaagaagagagagaaatggAATATTTATTGGCAATAATGATAGAAACACAG ATGAAGAAGATGCAACGCAAAATCAAACATTTTGAAGATCTGGAGTTGATTATGGAAACAGAATACCCTGTGATTGAGGAACTAGAAGATAAACTGTTGATGGAGCGGGTTAGTGTGTTGCAATCTGCATTTGATCTTGGTATACCTAGGTGGAAGGATTATCCTTCTGTGAGATCTTGA
- the LOC103502304 gene encoding recQ-mediated genome instability protein 1 isoform X2, producing the protein MRVLVSCLKMLILCISLISLVDEIVNISCALKGRYQTAPANIKRCLKLSMTDGVQRVFGMEYRPIKDLEVLAPAGLKVVISDVSVRRGLLMLVPEAFEVLGGQVEELEAARKRLVDEVNKPPRGRRTRTGVVPSLASRATHAAWPSDNVQEPGHSSRMVDAEPSRSDQGARLFHRGNEAFSAPVADAFTTPVSRTNANSELSSNFVSNVEEIRSHSIPSGRASAEPTIVPNSVEDTSVVNSVDDTNMVNSVNDSNAVNSVEDTIMVDIEHPLILSGDREIPFTYLASLSAKLAAAKEKSPSVRGRIKCFLTGVKGFQFKQRTRYELRVFVDDGSLISEVLIDNEVVQKAIGHSPKDVTDAMDSSDVKVVSAMKETLRQFQIFLINFEGTMLVEMNKTSSLPVVLEMAEGCLESDARLLLRRLACSNAVPTDEHARIIDVSP; encoded by the exons ATGCGGGTGCTGGTGTCCTGCCTGAAAATGTTGATTCTATGCATCTCGTTGATCTCCCTG GTCGATGAAATAGTTAACATCAGTTGTGCTCTGAAAGGTAGATATCAGACTGCCCCTGCTAATATTAAGAGGTGCCTTAAACTGTCAATGACGGATGGTGTTCAACGAGTTTTTGGGATGGAATACAGGCCTATTAAGGATCTTGAAGTTTTGGCCCCTGCTGGGTTGAAG GTAGTAATCAGCGATGTAAGTGTACGACGTGGGCTTCTAATGCTAGTACCTGAAGCTTTTGAGGTTCTAGGAGGTCAGGTTGAAGAATTGGAGGCAGCTCGGAAGCGGCTTGTTGATGAAGTGAACAAGCCACCTAGAGGAAGAAG AACGAGAACAGGCGTGGTTCCTTCTTTGGCAAGTAGAGCAACACATGCTGCATGGCCATCAGACAATGTTCAAGAGCCTGGGCATTCTAGTAGAATGGTGGATGCTGAACCCTCTCGTTCAGACCAAG GTGCTCGCCTGTTCCATAGGGGAAATGAAGCATTTTCTGCTCCAGTTGCTGATGCATTTACTACACCAGTCAGTAGAACGAATGCTAATTCTGAGTTATCTTCTAATTTTGTTTCAAATGTTGAGGAGATTCGTTCACATTCCATTCCCAGTGGTAGAGCTAGTGCTGAGCCTACTATTGTACCCAATTCGGTGGAGGACACCAGTGTGGTCAATTCAGTGGATGATACCAATATGGTCAATTCAGTAAACGATTCGAATGCGGTCAACTCGGTAGAGGATACCATCATGGTTGACATTGAGCATCCTCTCATTTTATCTGGCGATAGAGAAATTCCTTTCACTTACTTGGCTAGTTTGTCGGCTAAGTTGGCAGCAGCGAAGGAAAAATCTCCATCAGTTCGGGGAAGAATCAAG TGCTTTTTGACTGGTGTAAAAGGATTTCAATTCAAGCAAAGGACAAGATACGAGCTACGTGTGTTTGTTGATGACGGCAGCCTCATTTCTGAGGTCCTCATTGATAACGAG GTTGTGCAAAAAGCGATTGGCCATTCTCCAAAGGATGTTACGGACGCTATGGATTCTTCTGATGTCAAAGTAGTGAGTGCTATGAAGGAGACTTTGAGACAGTTCCAAATTTTCTTaataaattttgag GGTACAATGCTGGTTGAGATGAACAAAACGTCTTCTCTGCCAGTTGTCCTTGAGATGGCGGAGGGTTGTCTGGAATCTGATGCTCGGTTGCTTTTGAGAAGACTTGCGTGTTCAAATGCCGTTCCAACTGATGAGCATGCCCGTATTATAGACGTATCCCCTTAA
- the LOC103502302 gene encoding DEK domain-containing chromatin-associated protein 1, with protein sequence MASVNIEDKKADDEAPVQTHQDTKSQDTSQAQMSGKEVTVVPDKQEGSSADGGTDEVNGDAKADDKKADPEIKEVGDEQGTAANDEVEETNSDNKGEGSGDEEAEGDNEVETEGEGEREESQVPKKGSKVDAKKDKKVSSKSIKNSVEKKGKKDSSLKEPVTPTIERPARERKTVERYSVPSPGRFGRSSASKALSIEKGRGTTLKDIPNVAFKLSKRKADDNLQLLHTILFGKKAKAQTLKRNISQFSGYVWVENEEKQRSKVKEKIEKCVKEKLVDFCDVLNIPINKASVKKEELSAKLLEFLESPHATTDVLLADKEQKVKKRRRSSSGKAVGSGESAEVPAKKQKSQPTKKRKHTSDVEEEEEDDKVEASNEKDVSQDKEDDDDDATASKEEIDEKDKSDEDEKTPEKMPSPKKPSKKAGKDSGSKSVEKSSSTKKVAVKSAKEAAKSTKKSSSSASKKDAVKSVASPSKPKGSSKKPKVEEKKPVKEKSSGKKQTSKAPAKISVEEQGKGKSSKKAKKEPSREEMHEVVVNILKQVDFNTATLSDILRQLGTHFGVDLMHRKAEVKDIITDVINNMSDEEEEADDDGGDDTDKDEDKDEDA encoded by the exons ATGGCCTCCGTTAACATAGAAGACAAGAAAGCTGACGACGAAGCTCCTGTCCAAACACACCAAGACACTAAGAGTCAAGATACTTCCCAAGCCCAGATGTCGGGGAAAGAAGTGACTGTTGTACCTGATAAACAGGAAGGTTCTAGTGCAGACGGCGGTACTGATGAGGTAAATGGTGATGCTAAAGCCGACGACAAGAAAGCTGACCCGGAAATTAAAGAAGTAGGTGACGAACAGGGCACTGCTGCGAATGACGAAGTCGAGGAAACTAATTCTGACAACAAAGGGGAAGGTAGTGGAGATGAGGAAGCCGAAGGTGACAACGAGGTTGAAACTGAAGGCGAAGGTGAACGGGAAGAAAGCCAGGTACCGAAGAAGGGATCAAAGGTGGATGCAAAGAAGGATAAAAAGGTTTCTTcgaaatcaataaaaaattctgtagagaagaaagggaaaaaagatTCTAGTTTGAAGGAGCCGGTCACGCCGACCATTGAGAGGCCAGCCAGGGAGAGAAAGACAGTTGAGCGGTATTCTGTGCCATCGCCAGGCAGGTTTGGAAGGTCTTCTGCAAGCAAAGCTCTCTCAATTGAAAAG GGCCGTGGCACTACGCTCAAGGATATTCCAAATG TGGCATTCAAATTGTCAAAGAGAAAAGCTGACGACAATCTGCAACTACTTCATACAATTCTGTTTGGAAAGAAAGCAAAG GCTCAAACCTTGAAAAGGAATATAAGCCAGTTTTCAGGTTATGTTTGGGTTGAGAATGAG GAAAAACAAAGGTCGAAGGTAAAGGAGAAGATTGAAAAGTGTGTCAAAGAAAAATTGGTGGATTTTTGTGACGTGCTAAATATCCCAATAAACAAAGCCAGTGTAAAGAAG GAGGAGCTCTCAGCAAAGTTATTAGAATTTTTGGAGTCACCGCATGCTACAACTGATGTTTTGCTGGCTGACAAGGAGCAG AAAGTCAAAAAACGACGGAGGTCCAGTTCAGGCAAGGCAGTTGGTTCCGGAGAATCTGCAGAAGTGCCTGCTAAG AAACAAAAATCTCAGCCtacaaagaagagaaaacaTACCTCGGAtgttgaggaagaagaagaggatgaTAAAGTTGAAGCCTCAAACGAAAAGGATGTTTCTCAAGATAAGGAAGATGACGACGATGATGCAACTGCCTCAAAAGAAGAAATCGATGAAAAGGATAAATCAGATGAGGATGAAAAGACACCAGAGAAAATGCCTAGTCCAAAGAAGCCATCTAAGAAGGCTGGAAAAGATTCTGGGTCTAAATCTGTTGAAAAATCTTCTTCTACAAAGAAAGTGGCTGTGAAATCTGCTAAAGAAGCtgcaaaatcaactaaaaaatcATCTAGTTCGGCTTCAAAAAAGGATGCTGTCAAATCTGTTGCCTCACCATCAAAGCCAAAGGGCTCATCCAAAAAGCCAAAAGTCGAGGAAAAGAAGCCTGTAAAGGAAAAATCTTCAGGCAAGAAACAGACGAGCAAAGCCCCTGCAAAGATTTCGGTAGAAGAACAAG GCAAGGGAAAGAGTAGCAAGAAAGCTAAGAAAGAACCCAGCAGAGAGGAGATGCATGAAGTTGTAGTTAATATTCTGAAGCAAGTTGATTTCAATACT GCAACTTTGTCCGACATTCTCAGGCAACTTG GTACCCACTTTGGTGTGGATTTAATGCATAGGAAAGCAGAGGTGAAGGATATTATAACAGATGTGATAAATAACATGAGTGATGAAGAAGAGGAGGCTGATGATGATGGTGGTGATGATACGGACAAAGATGAGGATAAGGATGAGGATGCTTAA
- the LOC103502303 gene encoding SWI/SNF complex subunit SWI3A isoform X1 — METSQREPSYRRAPDEPDLDLYTIPSHSSWFSWDDIHETEKLALKEFFDGSSISRTPRIYKEYRDFIINKYREEPSSMLTFTEIRKSLVGDVNLLHKVFAFLETWGLINFGATSDEDDLAEVEDGESYVIKIEEGVPNGIRVGAMPNSVKPISAPPVVEDNVIVNGRGFKLPPLTSYSDVFSDLLKQKILVCGNCGQLCGSRYHQCAKDDYLICENCFKDGKYGEQRLLEDFELKTTESTEDRSSTGAVWTEAETLLLLESVLKHGDDWELVAQNVQTKTKLDCILKFVELPFGDSLLCSEAQRNEVSGPNNNVTSEKETTDGPPETTEAPPSNQEIAGSEDQCTKDINEDEDGENQGPPKRQCTASLQDTSSSLMKQVALISSMVGPQIMAAAATASVTALCDENSYPKEIFDDQNFFVPNGLCSAASTTSNHEVERILNNEDSVAKERPQSGDIMAEDKDDIPLILRVRAAIATALGAAAAHAKLLADQEEREMEYLLAIMIETQMKKMQRKIKHFEDLELIMETEYPVIEELEDKLLMERVSVLQSAFDLGIPRWKDYPSVRS; from the exons ATGGAAACCTCACAGCGGGAACCGAGCTATAGACGAGCTCCAGATGAACCAGACCTCGATCTATACACAATTCCAAGCCACTCCA GTTGGTTTTCGTGGGACGATATTCACGAAACAGAGAAATTAGCTTTGAAGGAGTTTTTTGATGGAAGCTCAATATCAAGAACTCCGCGTATATATAAAGAATATAGAGATTTTATTATCAATAAGTACAGGGAAGAGCCTTCCAGCATGCTTACATTCACCGAAATTCGGAAATCTCTGGTGGGGGATGTTAACTTGCTTCATAAGGTGTTTGCTTTTTTGGAGACTTGGGGACTGATCAACTTTGGTGCAACTTCAGATGAAGATGATTTGGCGGAGGTGGAAGATGGCGAGAGTTATGTAATAAAGATTGAAGAGGGGGTTCCCAATGGAATTCGTGTGGGAGCAATGCCAAATTCGGTCAAGCCAATTTCAGCACCACCTGTTGTGGAAGACAACGTTATCGTTAATGGGCGCGGGTTTAAATTACCCCCTTTGACTTCTTATTCAGATGTCTTCAGTGACTTGTTGAAACAGAAGATTTTAGTGTGTGGGAACTGTGGCCAACTTTGTGGATCTAGATACCATCAATGCGCCAAG GATGATTATTTAATCTGCGAAAATTGTTTCAAGGATGGAAAATATGGGGAGCAGAGGCTCTTGGAAGATTTTGAGTTGAAGACCACCGAGTCCACTGAAGATAGAAGCAGTACAGGAGCTGTGTGGACTGAGGCCGAGACTCTGCTTCTTTTGGAATCTGTTTTGAAGCATGGAGATGATTGGGAACTTGTTGCTCAAAATGTTCAAACCAAAACTAAATTGGATTGTATATTGAAGTTCGTAGAATTACCGTTTGGGGACTCCTTGTTATGTTCTGAAGCTCAAAGGAACGAGGTTAGTGGTCCTAATAACAACGTGACTAGTGAGAAAGAAACTACAGACGGTCCACCAGAAACTACAGAGGCTCCACCTAGCAATCAAGAGATTGCCGGAAGTGAAGACCAGTGTACCAAGGACATAAACGAGGACGAAGATGGAGAGAACCAAGGCCCTCCCAAGCGACAGTGCACTGCTTCTCTTCAAGATACGAGCAGTTCACTAATGAAACAG GTAGCTTTGATATCAAGCATGGTCGGACCACAAATTATGGCGGCAGCTGCTACTGCTTCTGTTACAGCACTTTGTGACGAAAACTCATATCCAAAAGAAATATTTGACGATCAAAATTTTTTTGTTCCTAATGGACTGTGTTCTGCGGCTTCCACCACATCAAATCACGAGGTTGAGAG AATTCTCAACAACGAAGATTCAGTAGCTAAGGAAAGGCCTCAATCAG GTGATATAATGGCCGAAGACAAAGATGACATACCTCTAATCTTACGAGTTAGAGCTGCAATTGCAACAGCACTTGGCGCTGCTGCAGCACATGCAAAATTACTTGCTGAtcaagaagagagagaaatggAATATTTATTGGCAATAATGATAGAAACACAG ATGAAGAAGATGCAACGCAAAATCAAACATTTTGAAGATCTGGAGTTGATTATGGAAACAGAATACCCTGTGATTGAGGAACTAGAAGATAAACTGTTGATGGAGCGGGTTAGTGTGTTGCAATCTGCATTTGATCTTGGTATACCTAGGTGGAAGGATTATCCTTCTGTGAGATCTTGA
- the LOC103502304 gene encoding recQ-mediated genome instability protein 1 isoform X1, with amino-acid sequence MTRRRLRLSSSSDEDLEQDSHCLDSSPTSLQPIILDNLNSHFNPNVSEPVQVPDSDDDEQHFIDVSDHLSPPSPDSDHSLPHSPDPNPLSPGLASTHPPCPVSDFLRGLGLSLKREWLGACIRSLQESVPGFFSLNHSAKGKLCFEQFLVSDMNYAGAGVLPENVDSMHLVDLPGPYVLQVDEIVNISCALKGRYQTAPANIKRCLKLSMTDGVQRVFGMEYRPIKDLEVLAPAGLKVVISDVSVRRGLLMLVPEAFEVLGGQVEELEAARKRLVDEVNKPPRGRRTRTGVVPSLASRATHAAWPSDNVQEPGHSSRMVDAEPSRSDQGARLFHRGNEAFSAPVADAFTTPVSRTNANSELSSNFVSNVEEIRSHSIPSGRASAEPTIVPNSVEDTSVVNSVDDTNMVNSVNDSNAVNSVEDTIMVDIEHPLILSGDREIPFTYLASLSAKLAAAKEKSPSVRGRIKCFLTGVKGFQFKQRTRYELRVFVDDGSLISEVLIDNEVVQKAIGHSPKDVTDAMDSSDVKVVSAMKETLRQFQIFLINFEGTMLVEMNKTSSLPVVLEMAEGCLESDARLLLRRLACSNAVPTDEHARIIDVSP; translated from the exons ATGACTAGAAGGCGCCTTCGCCTGAGCTCGTCTTCCGACGAAGACTTGGAACAAGACTCTCACTGCCTTGATTCCTCCCCAACCTCCCTCCAACCAATCATTCTCGACAATCTCAACTCTCATTTTAATCCCAATGTTTCTGAACCCGTCCAAGTTCCCGATTCCGACGACGACGAACAACATTTTATCGACGTCTCCGACCATCTCTCCCCTCCTTCTCCGGATTCTGATCATTCTCTCCCTCACTCCCCGGACCCCAATCCACTCAGTCCTGGTCTCGCTTCCACTCACCCCCCGTGTCCTGTAAGTGACTTCCTTCGGGGACTTGGTTTAAGCTTGAAGAGAGAGTGGTTGGGTGCCTGTATCCGCTCTCTACAAGAGTCTGTACCAGGTTTCTTTAGCCTCAACCATTCGGCGAAAGGAAAGCTGTGTTTCGAGCAGTTTTTGGTTTCTGATATGAATTATGCGGGTGCTGGTGTCCTGCCTGAAAATGTTGATTCTATGCATCTCGTTGATCTCCCTGGTCCGTACGTACTGCAG GTCGATGAAATAGTTAACATCAGTTGTGCTCTGAAAGGTAGATATCAGACTGCCCCTGCTAATATTAAGAGGTGCCTTAAACTGTCAATGACGGATGGTGTTCAACGAGTTTTTGGGATGGAATACAGGCCTATTAAGGATCTTGAAGTTTTGGCCCCTGCTGGGTTGAAG GTAGTAATCAGCGATGTAAGTGTACGACGTGGGCTTCTAATGCTAGTACCTGAAGCTTTTGAGGTTCTAGGAGGTCAGGTTGAAGAATTGGAGGCAGCTCGGAAGCGGCTTGTTGATGAAGTGAACAAGCCACCTAGAGGAAGAAG AACGAGAACAGGCGTGGTTCCTTCTTTGGCAAGTAGAGCAACACATGCTGCATGGCCATCAGACAATGTTCAAGAGCCTGGGCATTCTAGTAGAATGGTGGATGCTGAACCCTCTCGTTCAGACCAAG GTGCTCGCCTGTTCCATAGGGGAAATGAAGCATTTTCTGCTCCAGTTGCTGATGCATTTACTACACCAGTCAGTAGAACGAATGCTAATTCTGAGTTATCTTCTAATTTTGTTTCAAATGTTGAGGAGATTCGTTCACATTCCATTCCCAGTGGTAGAGCTAGTGCTGAGCCTACTATTGTACCCAATTCGGTGGAGGACACCAGTGTGGTCAATTCAGTGGATGATACCAATATGGTCAATTCAGTAAACGATTCGAATGCGGTCAACTCGGTAGAGGATACCATCATGGTTGACATTGAGCATCCTCTCATTTTATCTGGCGATAGAGAAATTCCTTTCACTTACTTGGCTAGTTTGTCGGCTAAGTTGGCAGCAGCGAAGGAAAAATCTCCATCAGTTCGGGGAAGAATCAAG TGCTTTTTGACTGGTGTAAAAGGATTTCAATTCAAGCAAAGGACAAGATACGAGCTACGTGTGTTTGTTGATGACGGCAGCCTCATTTCTGAGGTCCTCATTGATAACGAG GTTGTGCAAAAAGCGATTGGCCATTCTCCAAAGGATGTTACGGACGCTATGGATTCTTCTGATGTCAAAGTAGTGAGTGCTATGAAGGAGACTTTGAGACAGTTCCAAATTTTCTTaataaattttgag GGTACAATGCTGGTTGAGATGAACAAAACGTCTTCTCTGCCAGTTGTCCTTGAGATGGCGGAGGGTTGTCTGGAATCTGATGCTCGGTTGCTTTTGAGAAGACTTGCGTGTTCAAATGCCGTTCCAACTGATGAGCATGCCCGTATTATAGACGTATCCCCTTAA
- the LOC103502305 gene encoding HVA22-like protein e: protein MSKFWTLVTQLHTLSGPVLMLLYPLYASVVAIESTSKLDDEQWLAYWIIYSFLTLMEMVLQPVLEWIPIWYSVKLVFAAWLVLPQFKGAAFLYERFARPHIKKYGVGGSSADAKPKNH, encoded by the exons ATGAGTAAATTTTGGACCTTGGTTACCCAACTTCATACTCTTTCTGG GCCTGTTTTGATGTTGCTGTATCCTCT ATACGCGTCGGTGGTAGCCATTGAAAGTACCTCTAAATTGGACGATGAACAGTGGTTGGCTTACTGGATCATCTACTCCTTTCTCACTCTCATGGAGATGGTTCTTCAACCTGTATTAGAGTG GATACCAATTTGGTATTCGGTGAAATTGGTATTTGCGGCGTGGCTGGTTCTGCCACAGTTCAAAGGTGCAGCTTTCTTGTATGAAAGATTCGCAAGGCCGCACATTAAGAAATATGGTGTAGGAGGCAGTTCTGCTGATGCCAAACCCAAGAATCACTAA